A window from Athalia rosae chromosome 5, iyAthRosa1.1, whole genome shotgun sequence encodes these proteins:
- the LOC105685846 gene encoding probable cytochrome P450 301a1, mitochondrial isoform X1 produces MANLRPFRLRCVPKIVREKCSRAVSPNVTGSLEKPVDDHAVDFDWIRAKPYTQVPGPRPVPFLGNTWRFLPYIGNFQIEHVDKVSKRLHKKYGEVVKIGGLLGRPDMIFLYDANEIERVFRQEEKMPHRPSMPSLNYYKHVLRKDFFGEDAGVIAVHGESWYNFRSKVQQVMLQPRTAKLYVGAVQEASEAFVQRIKKVRDDDDETPDHFLNEIHKWSLESIARVALDVRLGCLDDDAPVETQQLIDAVNVFFKNVGVLELKVPFWKLFSTPTWQKYVNALDTIVEITSKHIELALAKAKMKNIDGGEHNEPSLLERLLAMETGPKIATITALDLFLVGIDTTSNAVASVLYQLALHPEKQKRLYEEVSRVLPQPGLPIAAGHLEEMKYLKACIKETLRMYPVVIGNGRCMTKDTVIGGYQIPEGVQIVFQHYVISNQDRYFPDSDEFMPERWMAGSDITHGVKHAFASLPFGYGRRMCLGRRFAELEMITVIAKIVQAFKLEYHHEKLDYHIDPMYTPNGPLKIKMIDR; encoded by the exons ATGGCCAATTTACGTCCTTTCCGGCTACGTTGCGTGCCAAAAATCGTCCGAGAAAAATGCTCGAGGGCAGTCTCTCCCAACGTAACAGGATCTTTAGAGAAACCTGTCGATGATCACGCTGTGGATTTTGACTGGATCCGGGCCAAGCCCTACACACAAGTTCCTGGGCCAAGGCCTGTGCCATTTCTTGGGAATACATGGAGATTTCTACCTTATATTG gtaattttcaaatcgaacatgTCGACAAGGTCTCTAAACGTCTTCATAAGAAGTACGGCGAGGTAGTTAAAATCGGTGGTCTTCTGGGCCGGCCggatatgatttttttgtacGACGCAAACGAAATAGAGCGCGTCTTTCgccaggaagaaaaaatgccCCATCGGCCATCCATGCCTTCTTTGAATTATTACAAACATGTTCTGAGAAAGGATTTCTTTGGGGAGGACGCGGGGGTCATCGCAGT GCATGGAGAGAGCTGGTATAATTTTCGCAGCAAAGTACAGCAGGTGATGCTACAACCGAGAACTGCGAAATTGTACGTTGGTGCAGTACAGGAAGCTAGCGAAGCTTTTGTCCAAAG GATAAAAAAAGTacgcgacgatgacgatgaaacaCCAGATCATTTTCTCAATGAAATTCACAAGTGGTCTCTGGAAT CAATAGCTCGGGTGGCTTTGGACGTCAGATTGGGTTGTTTGGACGACGACGCGCCCGTAGAAACTCAGCAACTTATCGATGCTGtgaatgtatttttcaaaaacgtcgGTGTCCTCGAGTTAAAAGTCCCATTTTGGAAACTCTTCAGCACGCCCACCTGGCAAAAATACGTTAATGCTCTGGACACGATAGTCGA AATCACGTCCAAGCACATCGAATTGGCGCTCGCTAAAGCAAAGATGAAAAACATTGATGGCGGTGAACACAACGAACCTTCACTTTTGGAAAGATTACTCGCGATGGAGACCGGGCCAAAAATCGCAACTATAACAGCCCTGGATTTATTCCTCGTCGGCATAGACACA ACGTCGAATGCGGTAGCCTCGGTACTTTATCAGCTTGCTCTACATCCCGAGAAGCAAAAGCGTCTTTACGAAGAAGTATCAAGGGTGTTACCTCAGCCTGGACTCCCAATAGCGGCGGGGCATCTTGAAGAAATGAAGTACCTGAAAGCCTGCATAAAAGAAACCCTGAG AATGTATCCTGTTGTAATCGGTAACGGACGTTGTATGACGAAAGACACGGTCATCGGGGGCTACCAAATACCTGAAGGT GTCCAAATAGTATTTCAACATTACGTGATCAGTAACCAGGATCGCTACTTCCCAGACAGTGATGAATTTATGCCAGAACGATGGATGGCCGGAAGTGATATAACTCACGGAGTAAAACACGCTTTTGCATCATTACCCTTTGGTTACGGACGCCGCATGTGTCTTGGCAGGCGATTTGCCGAATTGGAGATGATTACTGTGATCGCCAAG atCGTGCAGGCGTTCAAACTAGAATACCATCATGAAAAATTAGACTATCACATAGATCCAATGTATACACCCAACGGACCTCTAAAGATTAAAATGATCGatagataa
- the LOC105685846 gene encoding probable cytochrome P450 49a1 isoform X2, which yields MEISTLYWHGESWYNFRSKVQQVMLQPRTAKLYVGAVQEASEAFVQRIKKVRDDDDETPDHFLNEIHKWSLESIARVALDVRLGCLDDDAPVETQQLIDAVNVFFKNVGVLELKVPFWKLFSTPTWQKYVNALDTIVEITSKHIELALAKAKMKNIDGGEHNEPSLLERLLAMETGPKIATITALDLFLVGIDTTSNAVASVLYQLALHPEKQKRLYEEVSRVLPQPGLPIAAGHLEEMKYLKACIKETLRMYPVVIGNGRCMTKDTVIGGYQIPEGVQIVFQHYVISNQDRYFPDSDEFMPERWMAGSDITHGVKHAFASLPFGYGRRMCLGRRFAELEMITVIAKIVQAFKLEYHHEKLDYHIDPMYTPNGPLKIKMIDR from the exons ATGGAGATTTCTACCTTATATTG GCATGGAGAGAGCTGGTATAATTTTCGCAGCAAAGTACAGCAGGTGATGCTACAACCGAGAACTGCGAAATTGTACGTTGGTGCAGTACAGGAAGCTAGCGAAGCTTTTGTCCAAAG GATAAAAAAAGTacgcgacgatgacgatgaaacaCCAGATCATTTTCTCAATGAAATTCACAAGTGGTCTCTGGAAT CAATAGCTCGGGTGGCTTTGGACGTCAGATTGGGTTGTTTGGACGACGACGCGCCCGTAGAAACTCAGCAACTTATCGATGCTGtgaatgtatttttcaaaaacgtcgGTGTCCTCGAGTTAAAAGTCCCATTTTGGAAACTCTTCAGCACGCCCACCTGGCAAAAATACGTTAATGCTCTGGACACGATAGTCGA AATCACGTCCAAGCACATCGAATTGGCGCTCGCTAAAGCAAAGATGAAAAACATTGATGGCGGTGAACACAACGAACCTTCACTTTTGGAAAGATTACTCGCGATGGAGACCGGGCCAAAAATCGCAACTATAACAGCCCTGGATTTATTCCTCGTCGGCATAGACACA ACGTCGAATGCGGTAGCCTCGGTACTTTATCAGCTTGCTCTACATCCCGAGAAGCAAAAGCGTCTTTACGAAGAAGTATCAAGGGTGTTACCTCAGCCTGGACTCCCAATAGCGGCGGGGCATCTTGAAGAAATGAAGTACCTGAAAGCCTGCATAAAAGAAACCCTGAG AATGTATCCTGTTGTAATCGGTAACGGACGTTGTATGACGAAAGACACGGTCATCGGGGGCTACCAAATACCTGAAGGT GTCCAAATAGTATTTCAACATTACGTGATCAGTAACCAGGATCGCTACTTCCCAGACAGTGATGAATTTATGCCAGAACGATGGATGGCCGGAAGTGATATAACTCACGGAGTAAAACACGCTTTTGCATCATTACCCTTTGGTTACGGACGCCGCATGTGTCTTGGCAGGCGATTTGCCGAATTGGAGATGATTACTGTGATCGCCAAG atCGTGCAGGCGTTCAAACTAGAATACCATCATGAAAAATTAGACTATCACATAGATCCAATGTATACACCCAACGGACCTCTAAAGATTAAAATGATCGatagataa
- the LOC105685867 gene encoding RNA-binding protein 28: MQRLDHGKKLSWVYRNKKRISRNQRSDQPIEDAANVQIQNRKARIVLRNLPFKVTEEDIRTHYAPYGEIEEINLLRHPGGKLVGCGFVQFKKVEQASKAIFNTNKKELLGRVITSDWAIPKYKFSETVENKKDESNETEDLQSTENISKDPTLNDATNSLSKTQLKKELKKKRREKEKLKNTQKRARLIVRNLSFNITDEILKEHFSPFGNVEEVKILTRPDGKLVGCGFVQFSLVQSAAKAIHNLNLKPLLGRPAIVDWAVPKTKFGQLDKEKTASEDDKEQIEIKEEVPDELNNRDEEIKEEISSVKSEEDCPDDEESDKEKSSDENDEIASNDEDIDEKDVNMSPNEIKDEEARTDEKSRPRVISNDVTEGKTVFLKNVPFSATNDDLRQCMEQFGPVYYALICMDSMTEHSKGTAFVKFQHLEDAEKCLSAGTELRLHDQVLDPHKALDRNEIQNKSELKKQKATDSRNLYLVKEGVILAGSPAAVGVSASDMAHRLQLEQWKSQMLRNLNMFISRVRLVVHNLPITVDDKRLRDIFQNHSGPKAVIREARVMRDLRNIESNGLGKSKEYGFVAFTSHEDALKALRNINNNPKIFGPTKRPIVAFSIENRVMVNAIKKRIEKSRERNPLWNGKEQTNTRDRVWTNKRKFADGESGDDKKSKLRRKPVGNKRIKRDQLSATNPPVENATGNEDIQSYAGVTSKAGERKMRSRFNLKSQAVLHKQTLRKELKNKKSKAKIQLQKKEARISRNEIRPKQGAQKKSREDVDFNKLVNNYKTKMMAAPQAKSKWYET, from the exons ATGCAAAGACTCGATCATGGAAAAAAACTATCCTGGGTTTATCGTaataagaaaagaatttcacgCAACCAAAGATCTGATCAACCGATAGAAGATGCAGCTAATGTACAGATCCAGAATAGAAAGGCCAGAATTGTTCTACGCAATCTACCTTTTAAG GTTACGGAGGAAGATATTAGAACACATTATGCACCGTATGGTGAAATTGAGGAAATAAATCTTCTCCGTCATCCAGGTGGTAAGCTTGTGGGTTGTGGATTCGTGCAATTCAAAAAAGTGGAGCAAGCTTCAAAGGCAATATTTAacacaaataaaaaagaactgcTGG GTAGAGTCATTACATCAGATTGGGCAATaccaaaatataaattttctgaaactgtggaaaataaaaaggatgaAAGTAATGAGACCGAAGATCTGCAATCAACAGAAAATATCTCTAAAGATCCAACTTTGAATGATGCAACTAATTCCCTATCAAAAACGCAACTTAAAAAagaactgaaaaagaaaagaagagaaaaggaaaagcttAAGAACACCCAAAAACGAGCTAGACtcattgttcgaaatttatcGTTTAAT ATAACTGATGAAATATTAAAAGaacatttttctccattcggtAACGTAGAGGAGGTAAAGATACTTACAAGACCTGATGGAAAACTTGTGGGTTGCGGCTTTGTTCAATTCAGTCTTGTGCAGAGTGCCGCAAAAGCTATTCATAATTTGAACCTCAAGCCTCTGCTTGGTCGACCTGCTATAGTTGATTGGGCTGTACCAAAAACGAAGTTTGGTCAActcgataaagaaaaaactgccAGCGAAGATGATAAagaacaaattgaaataaaagaagaagtaCCTGATGAGCTTAACAACCGAgatgaagaaataaaggaaGAGATTTCCTCCGTTAAATCTGAAGAGGATTGTCCTGATGACGA AGAAAGTGACAAGGAAAAATCTTCAGATGAAAACGATGAGATTGCTTCCAATGATGAAGACATTGATGAAAAAGACGTGAATATGTCCCCCAATGAAATTAAAGATGAAGAAGCCCGAACTGATGAAAAATCGCGTCCTCGTGTAATATCCAATGATGTTACGGAAGGAAAGACTGTATTCTTAAAGAATGTTCCATTTTCTGCAACAAATGATGATCTCAGACAATGCATGGAACAGTTTGGTCCAGTTTACTATGCGCTTATATGCATGGATTCAATGACCGAGCATTCGAAAGGGACAGCATTTGTCAAATTTCAA CACCTGGAGGATGCTGAGAAATGTTTATCTGCAGGTACTGAGTTACGTTTACATGATCAAGTACTCGATCCCCATAAGGCATTGGACCGAAATGAGATACAGAACAAATCAGAACTGAAAAAGCAGAAAGCAACTGATTCCAGGAATCTTTACCTCGTCAAGGAAGGAG TTATATTAGCTGGCAGTCCAGCTGCGGTTGGGGTATCAGCGAGTGATATGGCTCATCGTTTACAATTGGAACAATGGAAGTCGCAGATGTTACGGAATCTGAATATGTTTATTTCAAGGGTTCGACTCGTAGTACATAACTTACCCATCACAGTAGATGATAAAAGGTTGAGAGATATTTTCCAGAATCATTCTGGGCCAAAGGCGGTTATTAGAGAA gCTCGAGTGATGCGGGATTTGAGAAACATAGAGTCAAATGGACttggaaaatccaaagaatATGGCTTTGTTGCTTTTACCAGTCACGAAGATGCTTTAAAAGCATTGAGAAACATCAATaataatccaaaaattttcggtccTACCAAA aGACCGATCGTCGctttttcgattgaaaataggGTAATGGTTAACGCCATTAAAAAGCGGATAGAAAAGAGTCGGGAGCGAAATCCTCTTTGGAACGGAAAAGAGCAAACGAATACACGTGATCGGGTCTGGACCAACAAGCGAAAATTCGCCGATGGAGAATCCGGCGATGATAAGAAAAGCAAACTCCGCAGAAAACCAGTGGGGAATAAACGTATAAAAAGAGATCAACTATCCGCAACTAATCCGCCGGTAGAAAACGCCACAGGGAACGAAGACATTCAATCGTATGCAGGTGTGACAAGTAAAGccggggagagaaaaatgagatcaAGATTTAATTTAAAATCTCAGGCTGTATTGCATAAACAAACTCtaagaaaagaattgaaaaataagaaatcgaAAGCGAAAATTCAGCTGCAGAAAAAAGAGGCACGAATTTCTCGGAATGAAATCAGG CCAAAACAGGgagcacaaaaaaaaagtcgagagGACGTTGACTTCAACAAATTGGTGAACAATTATAAGACTAAAATGATGGCGGCACCTCAAGCAAAATCTAAGTGGTacgaaacgtaa
- the LOC105685866 gene encoding uncharacterized protein LOC105685866 isoform X1, protein MQMSEQQIQTAANMPNTYNFDELQPIDADDIIDVAAFDFTDEQRWLCVAANCPPEGRVQNLHDWLVNGPALDLDESESLNGTRKSIDTRTFTRPKKRSNRLSFESIIEALSPSVENVWQRPSPTIEGSNPQMENEVISITNRRESVPAMLKLTPAAAASFSAKSGVFNGSGQESMEAFLNSSQSKGIDSFINLTEPEFSDALMNVSQPSDLSSSLADTSKESLPHGESIVDSQILTESMMKTSMFGDVSDSKDFNDETFLKSFENNTTLKKSNIDENDTLSTDFKTTQIANLNSTFNTFTRRSASSLPRQSLPLDIEKQTINTTFTSIPIDNKVDLDETLIKSPSHDNKLSNGLRGTLMSQQQTLETINITLDLNHGLSDHTCDRDADIEPNFSSIENINIDTTISHATMNPIFNGPTALRRELLEQVQRSSEQILDSTYSHTVEDRMSDISTINHNNTYRKNPSKIRNIDPNKPANFGVPISHNDKKYYTFTKKTNVNVPKADLQSQPSLESLDNTFCKPASNYQKKLRAPRVLSKVPQLFQKSNPNLATNSLRSFDARRCSNIPNSNYGRGGQSDVPRNVEGTLINKLLPLGRLKSGSEQRLLDVGGSIKEFYSKGACGSTESIESTQSAHSAPDLDDRLSVCSDSSQPSYNSRVINSAQLHYIARLQEESLKQISTPKPNRRVMENTWVETEKDLPSPILKGASNQRNPDITASHTVKTSSPILSPVSSSTQPVGTAANYVTDMPNVVTYQGQNNIIRKPEMLVRPMKHTGLESKTRLRAPTNWSVPTRMSGAGSGIPRPASRIPGPRFSRPNHSNNQTDWKKGCL, encoded by the exons ATGCAAATGTCAGAGCAGCAAATACAAACGGCAGCAAATATGCCAAACACATATAACTTCGACGAACTGCAGCCTATTGATGCAGACGATATCATCGACGTTGCAGCCTTTGACTTTACAGACGAGCAAAGATG GCTTTGCGTGGCTGCAAACTGCCCACCAGAAGGCAGAGTTCAAAACCTGCACGACTGGCTAGTTAATGGACCAGCGTTGGATTTAGATGAAAGTGAAAGTTTAAATG GTACAAGAAAATCTATAGATACAAGAACATTTACCAGaccaaaaaaacgaagtaataGGCTAAGCTTTGAATCAATTATAGAAGCATTATCACCTTCAGTTGAAAATGTGTGGCAAAGACCCTCTCCGACAATAGAAGGCTCTAATCCTCAA ATGGAAAATGAAGTCATCTCAATAACCAACAGAAGGGAATCTGTTCCGGCAATGTTAAAACTAACGCCAGCTGCAGCTGCAAGTTTTTCAGCAAAATCTGGGGTCTTTAATGGATCTGGTCAAGAAAGTATGGAAGCCTTCTTGAATTCATCTCAATCAAAAGGAATTGATTCATTTATAAATTTAACGGAACCGGAATTCTCAGATGCATTAATGAACGTATCACAACCTTCAGATCTGAGTTCGTCTCTTGCAGATACATCTAAAGAATCTTTGCCACACGGAGAAAGCATTGTAGATTCTCAAATCCTCACAGAGTCAATGATGAAGACCAGCATGTTTGGTGATGTATCTGATTCAAAAGATTTCAATGATGAGACCTTTTTAAAATCCTTCGAAAATAATACTACATTAAAGAAAAGTAATATTGATGAAAACGATACTTTAAGTACGGATTTCAAAACGACTCAAATAGCAAATTTGAACAGCACTTTCAACACTTTTACAAGAAGATCCGCATCCTCATTGCCTAGACAATCATTACCACTGGATATCGAGAAACAGACCATAAATACTACATTTACATCAATACCGATTGATAATAAGGTCGATTTGGATGAAACATTAATCAAGAGTCCTAGccatgataataaattatcaaatGGATTACGTGGAACTTTGATGTCTCAACAACAAACATTGGAAACAATCAATATAACACTTGATTTGAACCATGGTTTATCTGATCATACATGTGATAGAGATGCAGACATCGAacccaatttttcatccatagaAAATATCAATATAGATACAACGATATCCCATGCAACTATGAATCCTATATTTAATGGCCCAACTGCTTTACGGAGAGAGTTGCTAGAACAAGTTCAAAGAAGTAGCGAACAGATATTAGATTCTACGTATAGTCATACAGTTGAGGATCGTATGTCCGATATTTCTACCATTAATCACAATAACACCTATAGAAAAAACccgtcgaaaattcgaaacatAGATCCAAATAAACCAGCAAATTTTGGGGTACCAATAAGtcataatgataaaaaatattatacttttacgaaaaaaacaaatgtaaaTGTTCCAAAAGCAGATCTCCAATCTCAACCTTCACTTGAAAGTTTAGATAATACATTTTGTAAACCTGCCTCAAATTATCAGAAGAAATTGCGAGCCCCACGAGTATTGTCGAAGGTACCccaattgtttcaaaaatctaaTCCGAACTTAGCTACAAATAGCTTGAGAAGCTTTGACGCTCGACGCTGTTCCAACATACCGAATTCAAACTATGGAAGAGGAGGTCAGTCAGATGTTCCAAGAAATGTTGAGGGCACCCTGATAAACAAATTGCTACCCTTAGGGAGGTTGAAAAGTGGATCAGAACAAAGATTGCTGGACGTGGGTGGAAGTATAAAAGAATTTTACAGCAAAGGAGCGTGTGGATCAACCGAAAGCattgaaagtacccaaagtgCTCATAGTGCTCCTGATCTTGACGACAGACTTAGCGTTTGTTCAGACAGTAGTCAACCTTCCTATAATTCCCGAGTCATAAACTCCGCACAACTTCACTACATTGCGAGATTACAAGAAGAAA GTTTAAAGCAAATTTCAACACCCAAACCAAATAGACGAGTCATGGAAAATACTTGGGTTGAAACAGAGAAAGACCTACCATCTCCAATACTGAAAGGTGCATCTAATCAACGCAATCCTGATATTACTGCATCGCATACCGTTAAAACAAGCTCGCCAATTTTGAGTCCTGTTAGTTCTTCCACTCAACCTGTGGGAACAGCTG cAAATTACGTTACTGACATGCCCAATGTTGTAACATATCAAGGCCAAAATAACATAATACGAAAACCAGAG ATGCTGGTTAGACCAATGAAACATACCGGGCTGGAGAGTAAGACAAGATTGAGAGCTCCGACTAACTGGAGTGTTCCCACTAGAATGTCTGGTGCCGGAAGTGGAATACCTCGTCCGGCATCACGCATTCCGGGACCAAGATTTTCTCGTCCAAATCACTCAAATAATCAGACTGATTGGAAAAAAGGATGCTTATGA
- the LOC105685866 gene encoding uncharacterized protein LOC105685866 isoform X2, protein MPNTYNFDELQPIDADDIIDVAAFDFTDEQRWLCVAANCPPEGRVQNLHDWLVNGPALDLDESESLNGTRKSIDTRTFTRPKKRSNRLSFESIIEALSPSVENVWQRPSPTIEGSNPQMENEVISITNRRESVPAMLKLTPAAAASFSAKSGVFNGSGQESMEAFLNSSQSKGIDSFINLTEPEFSDALMNVSQPSDLSSSLADTSKESLPHGESIVDSQILTESMMKTSMFGDVSDSKDFNDETFLKSFENNTTLKKSNIDENDTLSTDFKTTQIANLNSTFNTFTRRSASSLPRQSLPLDIEKQTINTTFTSIPIDNKVDLDETLIKSPSHDNKLSNGLRGTLMSQQQTLETINITLDLNHGLSDHTCDRDADIEPNFSSIENINIDTTISHATMNPIFNGPTALRRELLEQVQRSSEQILDSTYSHTVEDRMSDISTINHNNTYRKNPSKIRNIDPNKPANFGVPISHNDKKYYTFTKKTNVNVPKADLQSQPSLESLDNTFCKPASNYQKKLRAPRVLSKVPQLFQKSNPNLATNSLRSFDARRCSNIPNSNYGRGGQSDVPRNVEGTLINKLLPLGRLKSGSEQRLLDVGGSIKEFYSKGACGSTESIESTQSAHSAPDLDDRLSVCSDSSQPSYNSRVINSAQLHYIARLQEESLKQISTPKPNRRVMENTWVETEKDLPSPILKGASNQRNPDITASHTVKTSSPILSPVSSSTQPVGTAANYVTDMPNVVTYQGQNNIIRKPEMLVRPMKHTGLESKTRLRAPTNWSVPTRMSGAGSGIPRPASRIPGPRFSRPNHSNNQTDWKKGCL, encoded by the exons ATGCCAAACACATATAACTTCGACGAACTGCAGCCTATTGATGCAGACGATATCATCGACGTTGCAGCCTTTGACTTTACAGACGAGCAAAGATG GCTTTGCGTGGCTGCAAACTGCCCACCAGAAGGCAGAGTTCAAAACCTGCACGACTGGCTAGTTAATGGACCAGCGTTGGATTTAGATGAAAGTGAAAGTTTAAATG GTACAAGAAAATCTATAGATACAAGAACATTTACCAGaccaaaaaaacgaagtaataGGCTAAGCTTTGAATCAATTATAGAAGCATTATCACCTTCAGTTGAAAATGTGTGGCAAAGACCCTCTCCGACAATAGAAGGCTCTAATCCTCAA ATGGAAAATGAAGTCATCTCAATAACCAACAGAAGGGAATCTGTTCCGGCAATGTTAAAACTAACGCCAGCTGCAGCTGCAAGTTTTTCAGCAAAATCTGGGGTCTTTAATGGATCTGGTCAAGAAAGTATGGAAGCCTTCTTGAATTCATCTCAATCAAAAGGAATTGATTCATTTATAAATTTAACGGAACCGGAATTCTCAGATGCATTAATGAACGTATCACAACCTTCAGATCTGAGTTCGTCTCTTGCAGATACATCTAAAGAATCTTTGCCACACGGAGAAAGCATTGTAGATTCTCAAATCCTCACAGAGTCAATGATGAAGACCAGCATGTTTGGTGATGTATCTGATTCAAAAGATTTCAATGATGAGACCTTTTTAAAATCCTTCGAAAATAATACTACATTAAAGAAAAGTAATATTGATGAAAACGATACTTTAAGTACGGATTTCAAAACGACTCAAATAGCAAATTTGAACAGCACTTTCAACACTTTTACAAGAAGATCCGCATCCTCATTGCCTAGACAATCATTACCACTGGATATCGAGAAACAGACCATAAATACTACATTTACATCAATACCGATTGATAATAAGGTCGATTTGGATGAAACATTAATCAAGAGTCCTAGccatgataataaattatcaaatGGATTACGTGGAACTTTGATGTCTCAACAACAAACATTGGAAACAATCAATATAACACTTGATTTGAACCATGGTTTATCTGATCATACATGTGATAGAGATGCAGACATCGAacccaatttttcatccatagaAAATATCAATATAGATACAACGATATCCCATGCAACTATGAATCCTATATTTAATGGCCCAACTGCTTTACGGAGAGAGTTGCTAGAACAAGTTCAAAGAAGTAGCGAACAGATATTAGATTCTACGTATAGTCATACAGTTGAGGATCGTATGTCCGATATTTCTACCATTAATCACAATAACACCTATAGAAAAAACccgtcgaaaattcgaaacatAGATCCAAATAAACCAGCAAATTTTGGGGTACCAATAAGtcataatgataaaaaatattatacttttacgaaaaaaacaaatgtaaaTGTTCCAAAAGCAGATCTCCAATCTCAACCTTCACTTGAAAGTTTAGATAATACATTTTGTAAACCTGCCTCAAATTATCAGAAGAAATTGCGAGCCCCACGAGTATTGTCGAAGGTACCccaattgtttcaaaaatctaaTCCGAACTTAGCTACAAATAGCTTGAGAAGCTTTGACGCTCGACGCTGTTCCAACATACCGAATTCAAACTATGGAAGAGGAGGTCAGTCAGATGTTCCAAGAAATGTTGAGGGCACCCTGATAAACAAATTGCTACCCTTAGGGAGGTTGAAAAGTGGATCAGAACAAAGATTGCTGGACGTGGGTGGAAGTATAAAAGAATTTTACAGCAAAGGAGCGTGTGGATCAACCGAAAGCattgaaagtacccaaagtgCTCATAGTGCTCCTGATCTTGACGACAGACTTAGCGTTTGTTCAGACAGTAGTCAACCTTCCTATAATTCCCGAGTCATAAACTCCGCACAACTTCACTACATTGCGAGATTACAAGAAGAAA GTTTAAAGCAAATTTCAACACCCAAACCAAATAGACGAGTCATGGAAAATACTTGGGTTGAAACAGAGAAAGACCTACCATCTCCAATACTGAAAGGTGCATCTAATCAACGCAATCCTGATATTACTGCATCGCATACCGTTAAAACAAGCTCGCCAATTTTGAGTCCTGTTAGTTCTTCCACTCAACCTGTGGGAACAGCTG cAAATTACGTTACTGACATGCCCAATGTTGTAACATATCAAGGCCAAAATAACATAATACGAAAACCAGAG ATGCTGGTTAGACCAATGAAACATACCGGGCTGGAGAGTAAGACAAGATTGAGAGCTCCGACTAACTGGAGTGTTCCCACTAGAATGTCTGGTGCCGGAAGTGGAATACCTCGTCCGGCATCACGCATTCCGGGACCAAGATTTTCTCGTCCAAATCACTCAAATAATCAGACTGATTGGAAAAAAGGATGCTTATGA